AACATAAACTTCAGCCAGCGAAAACGGGCTTGGGCTTTTCTTAAGGAGGCAGAAAAAATAGCGAAAAAAATTGAATATTCTGACGGGAAGTTCTTTGACTTTGGGGATTTCATAATCGAGTTCTCTCCAGCCGTTCCCCATGGAAGTGAAGGCTCAAAGCTCGGATTTGTCGTGATGGTTATGGTGGATGATGGAAGGAAAAGGGTGATTCACGCAAGTGACATCCAGCTTTTGAACAGCGCATCAAAAGAGTGGATAATCGAGCAGACGCCAGATGTGCTGATCACTGGAGGACCACCGATATATTTAGAAGGATACAGGGTTAAGGAAGCCTGGAACACCGGGCTTAAAAACCTCAACGAGATAATAAAAGAAACGAACGCCAAAATTATCCTGGATCACCACTTGATCAGGGATAAGAAATATCCTGAATTTTTTGCCCAGCTTGAGAAAGAACCCCTAACATTTGCCCGATATCTTGGGGAGGAGGACAAGCCTTTAGAAGCCTACAGGAAAGAACTTCACAAACTTGAGAAAGGAGAAAAAGCTGAAATTCCGTTTGGGATTGAGTGGTAGTCATGAGAATACTGGAAGAGCTTGGGACTCTCTTCCTAATCGTGGGGCTTGTTATTGCAATGGCATTACTAATAATTCTCACGAGAGTTCTTGCAACGTATACCAACTTATTGATAACAATGGTTGGGATGGTGACCTTTGTGGGCTTGATAGGATTCATATTATGGCTTCTGGATAAGAGGTCAAAAATCTAAAAGCCTGAAAGCCCATCTCCTTGCCTTTTCTATCTCTCCCTCCCTTATATTTCCAATGCCGCCTCTTAACACGAGGGTACCAACGATTTCTCCGTGAATTCTCTCCCTTAAGGGCTTTATGTAGTGGTTTTGAATATGCCATCTAACGAGGCTGCCAAACGCAATTGCAAAGTAAACAATAAAAATTGCCACCTTTTTCTTCTCAAGCTCCTCGGAATGCTTTTCCAGAAACTCAAGAACGCTCTTTAGAGGTCTCTCATAGTAAATTGGGGTACCAATAATAACGAGCTCACAAGCTTTAAGGGATTTCACTTCGCTTACCCTTACCACGTCTACATTCGCATACTTCTCGATAGTCTCTTTTATTGCCCTTGCAACCTTTTCCGTCGTCCCGTGCTTGGAGTCGTAGATTATGCATACCTTCATGCTGCATCATTTCTTATCCGATTAGAGGTTTAAATACCCATCTTTGCTACCATATCTTTTTAAATGCTCTAAGGGATTGGATTGCGATGAGAGTTCACATAGAAACTTATGGGTGCACAAGGAACAAGGCAGATGCAGAGATTATGGAAGCCCTGCTGCTCAAAGCGGGTTATGAGATAGTGGACTTGGATAGTGCGGAGTATGTTGTTGTTAACACCTGTGCCGTTAAAGATCCAACGGAAAAGCACATGAGCAAAAGGATTAAAGAGCTCATTGATAGTGGAAAAAGGGTAATAGTGACGGGCTGTTTGCCACACGTTAATCCAGACGCAATAGATGAGAGAGCCTCTGGAATTCTTGGGGTTAAAAGCATAGACAGAATTGTTGAAGCCATACAACTGGCAGAGAAGGGAGAAAAGCTAATCAGTGTTGAAGGGTGGAAAGAGAAGAGCATTGACAAACTGGAACTCCCCAGAGTTTGGAAGGGAGGCGTTGTTTTTGTAGTTCCGATAAGCGAGGGGTGCTTGAATGCCTGCACGTATTGTGCCACAAGATTTGCAAGGGGAGTTTTAAAGAGCTATAAACCCGAGCTCATTGTGAAATGGGTCAAGGAAGCTTTGGCCAAGGGATACAAGGAGATTCAGCTCTCAAGCGAAGACACCGGTTGCTATGGCTTCGACATAGGTACTAACCTGGCAAGGCTTTTGGACGAGATTACGGCAATGGAGGGCGATTTTAGGGTAAGGGTTGGTATGATGAACCCCAACAATGCGATTAAAATACTGGATGAGCTTATAGAGGCTTATAAGGATGAGAAAATCTACAAGTTTCTGCATTTGCCGGTGCAGAGTGGGGATAATGAAATTCTGAGAAAAATGGGGAGAACCTATACGGTTGAGGAGTTTGAAGAGATAGTTAAAGAATTCAGAAGGCACATCAAAGAGCTCAACCTTAACACGGACATAATCGTTGGCTTTCCGGGAGAAACCGAGGAAGCATTTCAAAACACGGTGGAGCTGGTTAAGAGGATAAAACCCGACAAGATAAACGTTTCACGCTTTTCACCACGGCCCGGAACATTGGCGGCAAAGATGAAGGAGCAGATAGTAGGGTGGAAAGTAAAGGAGCGCTCCCGCTATCTGCACAGATTAAGGCTTGCAATAAGCTACGAGATAAACAAAAAATACATAGGCAGAGAAGTAGAGGTTTTGACGCACTCTCCGGGAGAAAAAGGAGGAATAGAAGGAAGGACAATGAACTATAAGGATATAATCCTCCCCAATGCACCCGTTGGAGAGTTCGTGAGGGTAAAGGTTACAAAGGCAACTTCAACGTATCTTCTGGGCGAGATTACAAGATAAGTTTTATCCTTTCCTCTGACTTCCTCCCCGTTTTTAAGGGCGAGGCTTTCAAAAGAAAGAATGCAAAAGCAATGATAAGAAAACACAAGGTTGATAGCGATTATTCGACTACTACTTCCTTTTCTCCTTCGTTTTCCATCTCGTGTATTCTCCCACCTTTCATTATCTCTCTTGTGGCCAATATGAGAAGTGCCAAGA
The Thermococcus sp. 2319x1 DNA segment above includes these coding regions:
- a CDS encoding MBL fold metallo-hydrolase, with product MKIVPLASESLGVRSLATFLEVGKVGILIDPGAALGPKRYSLPPAKAELEALQKAREKIQRYSKKARIITISHYHYDHHTPFFEGIYESSSPEKAKELYTEKILLIKHPTENINFSQRKRAWAFLKEAEKIAKKIEYSDGKFFDFGDFIIEFSPAVPHGSEGSKLGFVVMVMVDDGRKRVIHASDIQLLNSASKEWIIEQTPDVLITGGPPIYLEGYRVKEAWNTGLKNLNEIIKETNAKIILDHHLIRDKKYPEFFAQLEKEPLTFARYLGEEDKPLEAYRKELHKLEKGEKAEIPFGIEW
- a CDS encoding flavodoxin domain-containing protein, with translation MKVCIIYDSKHGTTEKVARAIKETIEKYANVDVVRVSEVKSLKACELVIIGTPIYYERPLKSVLEFLEKHSEELEKKKVAIFIVYFAIAFGSLVRWHIQNHYIKPLRERIHGEIVGTLVLRGGIGNIREGEIEKARRWAFRLLDF
- a CDS encoding tRNA (N(6)-L-threonylcarbamoyladenosine(37)-C(2))-methylthiotransferase — encoded protein: MRVHIETYGCTRNKADAEIMEALLLKAGYEIVDLDSAEYVVVNTCAVKDPTEKHMSKRIKELIDSGKRVIVTGCLPHVNPDAIDERASGILGVKSIDRIVEAIQLAEKGEKLISVEGWKEKSIDKLELPRVWKGGVVFVVPISEGCLNACTYCATRFARGVLKSYKPELIVKWVKEALAKGYKEIQLSSEDTGCYGFDIGTNLARLLDEITAMEGDFRVRVGMMNPNNAIKILDELIEAYKDEKIYKFLHLPVQSGDNEILRKMGRTYTVEEFEEIVKEFRRHIKELNLNTDIIVGFPGETEEAFQNTVELVKRIKPDKINVSRFSPRPGTLAAKMKEQIVGWKVKERSRYLHRLRLAISYEINKKYIGREVEVLTHSPGEKGGIEGRTMNYKDIILPNAPVGEFVRVKVTKATSTYLLGEITR